From a single Nicotiana tomentosiformis chromosome 2, ASM39032v3, whole genome shotgun sequence genomic region:
- the LOC138904610 gene encoding uncharacterized protein has product MAPAPTALPPAHPARGTVQSARGLLRWGGRSVSGQARFYALPARPDVIASDAVITVSSVHVSTSVGNTIIMDRVYRSCGVTIGGLETRVDLLLLSMVNFDMILGIDWLSPCHAVLDCHAKTVTLEMPGLLRVEWSGSIDYVPSRVISYLKAQQMVEKGCLSYLAFVRDVSAEVPVIDYVPMLCDFPDVFPVGMQGMPPDKDIDFGIDLVPGT; this is encoded by the exons atggcaccagcGCCAACAGCTTTACCACCCGCCCATCCAGCTAGGGGTACggttcagtcagctaggggtctctTGCGATGGGGAGGCCGATCAGTGagcggccaggcccgtttctatgctcttcctgccagaccagatgtcattgcttcggatgctgttattacag tttcatctgttcatgtatctacttcgGTGGgtaatactattattatggaccgtgtatatcggtcatgtggggtgactattgggggtctggaaaCCAGAGTAGATcttttgctgcttagtatggtcaattttgatatgatattgggtatagattggttgtctccatgtcatgctgttttagattgtcacgctaagaccgtgacgttagaGATGCCAGGGTTGCTGAGAGTTGaatggagcggttctatagactatgttcctagtagagtcatttcatacttgaaggctcaacagatggttgagaagggttgtctatcctatttggcttttgtgagggatgttagtgcagaggtccCTGTTATTGATTATGTTCCTATGTTGTGtgatttcccggatgtgtttcctgtaggtATGCAAGGAATGCCACCTGACAAGgacattgacttcggtattgatttggtgccgggaacttag